TTTGTTATCATCCATGAATGCTGATATTCATAGTCGGTTTTTATACAATCGCGTAAAAGCTGAAACTGAGCAGTCTATTATGGCGCTAGGTTTTACGCAGCTAGTTATTTTCCGTCCGTCCTTGTTACTTGGCAAGCATAAAGGTCGTCCGCTCGAAAGTATTGGTCAAAAAGCCTTTCAGCTGATATCGCCCTTGGTCTCAGAATCATTGTCACTGCATCCCATTTCCGCCAAACGCGTTGCCATTGCCATGGCGATGAGTGCGCATGATGTTTATCAGCGTAATAAATACCGTACTGAACCTGCTATCCAAACCACTGATATCATCGAAAATAAGCAAATGCTAGCGATGACTAAAGTTAAAAAATAGCCTAAGTATTAAGTTAAGGGAACGATTAAAATTAAGCGCCAGTCACAAATAATCAGTCATGAATAACCAATCATATATAACAAGGAGCGTCACTATGTCAGACATGCCAGAATCAATAACAATGGATAAAGAGAACTTTGTGACCTGTGATTTATTGGATGCCAACCCTGAGTCGCAGGTGTGTTTGCCTAATATCGAAGGTAAGTCTTTTCATAGCTTTGGCGGCAAAAAGAAATTCTGCGGTGAAATTGTGACGGTGAAATGCTTCGAAGACAATAGTCGCGTCAAATCATTGCTAAATAGCGATGGTAAAGACAAAGATGGTAACGGTAAGGTATTGGTCGTTGACGGTGGTGGTTCGATGCGTTGTGCGCTGTTAGGCGATATGATTGCGCAGTCAGCGATTGATAATGGCTGGGCGGGGGTTATCGTGTACGGCTGCGTCCGTGACGTTGATGATATGGCAGCAATGGACATCGGTGTTATGGCGCTTGGTTGCATTCCGCGTAAATCGAATCGCCGCGATGAAGGTCAAACCGATATTGAAATAAGCTTTGGTGATTTAACATTAAATTCTGGTATGTTTGTCTACGCAGACAATAACGGTATTATCGCTAGCGACAAGCCATTAATTTAAAAATGGCTTATAATTTAAAAGCAGCTTAATGCATATAACTCAAAAACCTCAGCTTAGCCGTTGAGGTTTTTATATTTAATCATCCTGTCTTTATATACGAATATAATCTTTATCAACTATTTGTCTATTGGTTTTTTAATAAAAATGCTAAGTGACAAACCGTTACGGCATAAATTTTGGTAATTGCTGAAATATTCGTATAATAGCTCTCTGACTCTTAACATTGATCCTACTCTTTATGCCTATCACTGCTTTGACTGACGCGTTTGAACCAATTAACCAGCAGTTGTTTCCTATCCAGAATGCCGAGCGGCGTTGGCTGGCACCTGTGCATGGCGCAGTCAGCAGTTTGTGGCTAGCAAGTCTGGTGCAAACACCGCTATGGAATGTTGCCGACCGATTAAAAGTTGTGGTGACGCGTGACCAAAACCAGCTCAATCAGATAGAGACGGAATTGGCATTTTGCGGCGTCGATGCTTATGTGTTCCCCGATTGGGAGACGTTGACCTATGATGAGCTGTCACCGCATCAAGACATTGTTAGTGAGCGTATCAATCTATTAACAGATATGCCAACGACAGGCGTACTATTGATATCTGTACAAGCATTAATGCATCGCGTAGCACCGCCAAGCTGGCTGATTGGGCAGCATTTTGATTTGAGCGTTGGTGATCGATTTGATATCAATACCCAGCGCGGATTGCTGGCAAAGGCAGGTTACCGCGCCGTTGAGAATGTGTTTGAGCCGGGTGAATTCGCGGTACGTGGCAGTATCATTGATATCTTTGCCATGGGTCAGCCGTTTCCACTACGTTTAGATTTGTTTGATGATGAGATTGAGACCATTCGTTTTTTTAATCCGCAAACCCAGCGGACATTGACCGTTGATGACCTCAAAACAATGATGAGCGGCAACGATAGTAGTATGGGCAAAGAGTCACTATCACTGCTACACAAGTTGCCAGATATCTCAAAGCCCATTCAACAATTTCAAATACTACCAGCAAAAGAGTTCCCGCTTGATGAAGGGCGTGAGATGTTTCGTACCAACTTCGCCACGATGTTCCCTAATGCGAGCAGCCGTAAGTTTGAGCTACATAAAGACGTCATGGCAGGTATCGCTAGTAGCGGACTTGAATATTATCAGCCGCTATTTTTTGATTTAAAAGCGTGGACAGCAGAGAGTAGCTTGTTTGCTTACTTACCAAGCGATGCGCTGTTTATCACTGATGAATTGATTAATGAAAAACAGGTAGATTACTGGTCACAAATTCAGCGCCGTTATGAAGAGCGTCGTCATGATATCGATAAGCCTATTGTCGCGCCTGAGTTGCTGTATTTATTGTCAAATACCTTAAACGCGCATCTTAATCGTTATCCACGGGTGATTCTCAGTGCGCGCAATGAGCTGGCTAGCATGACGGATGTCGCTGCGATTGACAGCGATGACTCATTGTTAGAAGATAGTTCATTGTTACAAGTTGAACACCAATCAGATTTACAGCCACAATTGCCGCTGACGGCAAATAAGCAGCAAGGCTTGGTGACGCTCAGTGCGCAAGAGCCGCCACAATTGACCGTTAATCACCAAAAGGCTGAGCCTCTTACCCAGCTATTAGAGTTTTTAGAGCTGCAAGCACAAACAGCGACGCCAGTATTGATCGTTGCTGAAACAGCGGGTCGTCGTGAGATTCTTATTGAGCTGCTCAAAGGCAAGATTGACATTAAGGCTTATGACAGCTTTGCAGCGTTTCTAGCAGCGGACAAAACCAACAGCGTTAAAGGTAATAAGCTGCCGCAGGTTGGTTTAACCGTTGCGCCCATTGAGCGTGGGGTATATGTTCCTGAGCGTTTAGTGCTGATTAGTGAGACGCAATTATTTGGTCGGCAAGTGCTGCAAACACGCCGTCGTCGTCAAAGCGGGGTGTCTGAAGAGTTTTTGGTTAAAAGTGTTACTGAAATAACCGAAGGCAGCCCAGTGGTTCATATCGAGCATGGTATTGGGCGTTATAATGGTCTAATTACGTTAGATGTGGGCGACGGTGAGCAAGAGTTTATTCACTTAAAATATGCCGATGATGCCAGTATTTATGTGCCCGTTGCTAATTTGCAAATGATTAACCGTTATAGTGGCGGTGACCCAGCACTTGCGCCATTGCACAAAATCGGTAGCGGTAAATGGGATAAGGCTAAGCAAAAAGCGCTCGAGCAAATCCATGACGTAGCGGCCGAACTGCTTAATATGCAAGCGCGTCGTGAAGCCAAAGTCGGTATTCATTTTAAAATAGATCCATCACAGTATGAGCTCTTTGCCAGTCAATTTGCTTTTGAAGAAACGCCGGATCAAGCCAATGCTATCCATGCGGTGATGGAAGACATGCGACAAAACCAACCAATGGATCGGCTCATCTGCGGTGATGTTGGCTTTGGTAAAACAGAAGTGGCTATGCGGGCAGCATTCATTGCCGTCAGCGCAGGTTATCAGGTGGCGGTGCTAGTGCCGACGACCTTGCTGGCCGGTCAGCATGAAGACAATTTCCGCGACCGTTTTGCCGATTGGCCAGTGCGTATCGAGACGCTATCACGCTTTGGCGGCAAAAAGCATCAAGAAACGGTATTGACAGATTTAGCAGCAGGTAAAGTCGATATTGTCATCGGCACCCATAAACTGTTACAACCTGATGTGAAGTTTTCTAATCTAGGTTTGATGATTGTCGATGAAGAACATCGCTTTGGTGTGCGCCATAAAGAGCGTATCAAGGCGATTCAGACTGATGTGGATAGTATGTCGATGACAGCAACCCCCATCCCTAGAACGCTCAATATGGCGCTCTCAGGTATGCGTGACATGTCAATTATCGCGACACCGCCCGCACGTCGTTTGGCGATTAAAACCTTTGTTATGCAAAAAACGGATGCTTTAATGAAAGAGGCTATCTTGCGTGAGCTATTGCGCGGTGGGCAGGTTTATTTATTACATAATGATGTGGCGAGCATTGAGCGTATGGCAGAAACCATACGTGAATTGGTGCCTGAGGCGCGAGTAGGGGTCGCTCACGGGCAAATGCAAGAGCGCCAACTTGAGCAAGTGATGCAGCAGTTTTATCATAAAAAATTCAACGTGCTGATATGCTCGACCATTATTGAAACGGGTATTGATGTGCCGAATGCCAATACTATTATCATTGAGCGCGCTGACAAGTTTGGTTTGGCGCAGCTGCATCAGTTACGTGGTCGTGTCGGTCGTAGTCATCATCAAGCGTACTGTTATCTACTTGTGCCTTCTCTCAAAGGTCTAAAAGGCGATGCTAAACGCCGGTTGCATGCGATTGAACGCGCCAATACGCTGGGTGCAGGTTTTATGCTGGCTAGCGAAGACTTAGAAATTCGCGGTGCTGGCGAAATACTTGGTAAGCAGCAAAGTGGTAATATGCAGGCGATTGGTTTTAGTTTATATATGGACATGCTGGAGCGAGCAACTAAGGCGATTAAAGCGGGTAAAGAGCCTGATTTAAGCACACCATTGTCGCTGACTAGTGAGATTAATCTGCATAGCTCAGCATTGATACCAGAAGACTATCTCCATGATGTCCATCAGCGTTTGTTATTTTATAAGCGCATCAGTAACGCCGATGATAAAGAGGCATTGATTGATATTCGTACCGAAATGATTGACCGTTTTGGTACATTACCAGAGCAAACTAAGCAGTTGTTCGCCATCCACGGACTGCGTATACAAGCTGAGCCGCTCAAGATTAATAAGATTGATGCCAATAGTAATAGCATGACATTAGAGTTTGCGCCCGATACCCCAGTTGATGCCTTAGCAATTATTAAGTTGATTCAATCAAATGGCCAGCGTTATCGTATGAACGGTGCTTCTGGTATTCGTTATCAAGATGCTGATAAACTTGCAACGCCGCAACAGCGCGTCACCGCGATACAAGAGTTATTACGCTATTTTAGCGAGCATATGGTGGCAGAGTCAGCGTAGTTGTTTTGGTATTTCGGCATTTTGAGAGCTTGGCAATGATTT
This region of Psychrobacter sp. JCM 18902 genomic DNA includes:
- a CDS encoding NAD-dependent epimerase/dehydratase family protein, which translates into the protein MQRKAIVIGATGLVGQHLVKQLSELYDTLIVIARRPPRYINTSMRFYQVNDFDNLAEIFASVGVDRKTDAFSCLGTTKKQAGSDEAFRKVDHDYNVNFAKLCQEKGVENFFLLSSMNADIHSRFLYNRVKAETEQSIMALGFTQLVIFRPSLLLGKHKGRPLESIGQKAFQLISPLVSESLSLHPISAKRVAIAMAMSAHDVYQRNKYRTEPAIQTTDIIENKQMLAMTKVKK
- the rraA gene encoding ribonuclease E activity regulator RraA translates to MPESITMDKENFVTCDLLDANPESQVCLPNIEGKSFHSFGGKKKFCGEIVTVKCFEDNSRVKSLLNSDGKDKDGNGKVLVVDGGGSMRCALLGDMIAQSAIDNGWAGVIVYGCVRDVDDMAAMDIGVMALGCIPRKSNRRDEGQTDIEISFGDLTLNSGMFVYADNNGIIASDKPLI
- the mfd gene encoding transcription-repair coupling factor produces the protein MPITALTDAFEPINQQLFPIQNAERRWLAPVHGAVSSLWLASLVQTPLWNVADRLKVVVTRDQNQLNQIETELAFCGVDAYVFPDWETLTYDELSPHQDIVSERINLLTDMPTTGVLLISVQALMHRVAPPSWLIGQHFDLSVGDRFDINTQRGLLAKAGYRAVENVFEPGEFAVRGSIIDIFAMGQPFPLRLDLFDDEIETIRFFNPQTQRTLTVDDLKTMMSGNDSSMGKESLSLLHKLPDISKPIQQFQILPAKEFPLDEGREMFRTNFATMFPNASSRKFELHKDVMAGIASSGLEYYQPLFFDLKAWTAESSLFAYLPSDALFITDELINEKQVDYWSQIQRRYEERRHDIDKPIVAPELLYLLSNTLNAHLNRYPRVILSARNELASMTDVAAIDSDDSLLEDSSLLQVEHQSDLQPQLPLTANKQQGLVTLSAQEPPQLTVNHQKAEPLTQLLEFLELQAQTATPVLIVAETAGRREILIELLKGKIDIKAYDSFAAFLAADKTNSVKGNKLPQVGLTVAPIERGVYVPERLVLISETQLFGRQVLQTRRRRQSGVSEEFLVKSVTEITEGSPVVHIEHGIGRYNGLITLDVGDGEQEFIHLKYADDASIYVPVANLQMINRYSGGDPALAPLHKIGSGKWDKAKQKALEQIHDVAAELLNMQARREAKVGIHFKIDPSQYELFASQFAFEETPDQANAIHAVMEDMRQNQPMDRLICGDVGFGKTEVAMRAAFIAVSAGYQVAVLVPTTLLAGQHEDNFRDRFADWPVRIETLSRFGGKKHQETVLTDLAAGKVDIVIGTHKLLQPDVKFSNLGLMIVDEEHRFGVRHKERIKAIQTDVDSMSMTATPIPRTLNMALSGMRDMSIIATPPARRLAIKTFVMQKTDALMKEAILRELLRGGQVYLLHNDVASIERMAETIRELVPEARVGVAHGQMQERQLEQVMQQFYHKKFNVLICSTIIETGIDVPNANTIIIERADKFGLAQLHQLRGRVGRSHHQAYCYLLVPSLKGLKGDAKRRLHAIERANTLGAGFMLASEDLEIRGAGEILGKQQSGNMQAIGFSLYMDMLERATKAIKAGKEPDLSTPLSLTSEINLHSSALIPEDYLHDVHQRLLFYKRISNADDKEALIDIRTEMIDRFGTLPEQTKQLFAIHGLRIQAEPLKINKIDANSNSMTLEFAPDTPVDALAIIKLIQSNGQRYRMNGASGIRYQDADKLATPQQRVTAIQELLRYFSEHMVAESA